A DNA window from Nitrospirota bacterium contains the following coding sequences:
- a CDS encoding carboxypeptidase regulatory-like domain-containing protein, protein YANEVLDHAYVRYNVTEDTKKEIDPMIKKQAH, encoded by the coding sequence CTACGCCAACGAGGTGTTGGATCATGCGTATGTGCGCTACAACGTGACCGAGGACACGAAGAAAGAAATCGATCCGATGATCAAAAAGCAGGCCCACTGA
- a CDS encoding formylglycine-generating enzyme family protein translates to MGHGMGKEESPLGTVASFLAYSLVSIVYGLIAVSTLYADHDQPKWRPTGDGTEAKRLAALSVPDGMVRIPDGWFPMGSDPKADEDAGPQEQPQRWVYLDAFEMDRYEVSNAHYLRFVLATGRIGPPYWRADPFPEKMALHPVIGVSWQDADAYCRWLGKRLPSEAEWEKAARGADARKFPWGNEPAGWKKSNIAHPGSKRGVKYPPLANVDRYDHGVSPYKVYQMAGNVAEWVSDWFDPEYYQYGTSFNPTGPEWGEDHVYRGGSWNEDPEVARSAGRGAHAPNHRSYLIGFRCAQSITRAVSAQLSAVSPKLNANR, encoded by the coding sequence ATGGGTCACGGAATGGGAAAAGAGGAGAGCCCTCTGGGGACTGTCGCTTCTTTTCTCGCCTATAGCCTCGTGTCCATCGTCTATGGCCTGATCGCCGTTTCAACCCTCTACGCCGACCACGATCAGCCGAAGTGGCGGCCGACCGGCGACGGGACCGAGGCCAAGCGGTTGGCCGCCTTGTCGGTGCCGGACGGCATGGTCCGGATTCCTGACGGGTGGTTCCCGATGGGCAGCGATCCCAAGGCCGACGAAGACGCGGGCCCGCAGGAACAGCCCCAGCGATGGGTGTACCTGGATGCGTTTGAAATGGATCGGTACGAAGTGTCGAACGCTCATTACCTCCGCTTCGTGTTGGCGACAGGCCGGATTGGACCGCCGTACTGGCGCGCCGATCCGTTCCCCGAGAAGATGGCCCTGCACCCGGTCATCGGCGTGAGCTGGCAAGATGCCGACGCCTACTGCCGATGGCTGGGCAAGCGCCTGCCCAGTGAAGCCGAATGGGAGAAAGCCGCACGCGGGGCAGACGCCCGCAAGTTTCCCTGGGGCAACGAACCGGCCGGGTGGAAGAAAAGCAACATCGCCCACCCCGGGTCCAAACGCGGGGTCAAGTATCCCCCGCTGGCCAACGTGGATCGGTACGATCACGGCGTCAGCCCCTACAAGGTTTACCAGATGGCGGGCAACGTGGCCGAGTGGGTCTCCGACTGGTTCGACCCGGAGTACTACCAATACGGAACCAGCTTCAACCCGACCGGCCCCGAGTGGGGCGAAGATCATGTCTATCGGGGAGGGTCGTGGAACGAAGACCCGGAAGTCGCCCGCTCGGCCGGCCGCGGCGCCCATGCCCCGAACCATCGGTCGTACCTGATCGGGTTTCGATGCGCGCAATCCATCACAAGAGCGGTCAGCGCTCAGCTGTCAGCCGTCAGCCCGAAACTGAATGCGAACCGCTGA
- a CDS encoding formylglycine-generating enzyme family protein, producing the protein MDAGSVEKWKQLDRWINALLIGAIALVLANAAWGLDTQDITVEWTSEGKKIAMERAKTWPTKDDMVSVPAGTFLMGSDKKTDRNAYAAERPQRMVYLNAFKIDKYEVTALQYLKFVLAQDRPPQVDWRYDGGNFQAGMAHHPIMHVSWYDADAYCRWAGKRLPTEAEWEKAARGEDGRMNPWGNQSAGLSRANFGRTGLSGPVRDRPERLLMYPPIIAVDKYDNAVSPYGAHQMMGNVAEWVADWYEKDYYAAAPDRNPQGPDRGTQKAFRGGGWMDSTTTMRAAMRNGTDPTTKINWLGFRCAHDTQEPQGQQISMVLPGSTS; encoded by the coding sequence ATGGACGCGGGCTCTGTCGAAAAATGGAAGCAACTCGACCGGTGGATCAATGCGCTGCTGATCGGCGCCATCGCCTTGGTCCTGGCCAACGCGGCCTGGGGTTTGGACACACAGGACATCACCGTGGAGTGGACGTCGGAAGGGAAGAAGATCGCGATGGAGCGGGCCAAGACCTGGCCCACCAAGGACGACATGGTGTCGGTCCCGGCCGGAACGTTCCTCATGGGCAGCGACAAGAAAACAGACCGCAACGCCTATGCGGCCGAACGTCCGCAGCGGATGGTCTATCTGAATGCCTTCAAGATCGACAAGTACGAGGTCACCGCGCTCCAGTATCTTAAATTCGTGTTGGCCCAGGACCGGCCGCCGCAAGTCGATTGGCGGTACGACGGCGGGAATTTCCAGGCCGGCATGGCCCACCATCCGATCATGCATGTGTCCTGGTACGACGCAGACGCCTACTGTCGATGGGCCGGCAAGCGCCTGCCGACCGAGGCGGAATGGGAAAAAGCCGCGCGGGGAGAGGACGGGCGGATGAATCCGTGGGGCAACCAATCGGCCGGGTTGAGCCGAGCGAACTTCGGCCGGACGGGGCTCTCCGGACCGGTGCGGGATCGCCCGGAACGGCTGTTGATGTACCCGCCAATCATTGCGGTGGACAAGTACGACAATGCGGTCAGCCCATATGGAGCCCATCAGATGATGGGCAACGTCGCGGAGTGGGTGGCGGATTGGTACGAGAAGGATTATTACGCCGCGGCCCCCGACCGCAATCCCCAGGGCCCGGACCGGGGAACCCAGAAAGCGTTTCGCGGGGGCGGGTGGATGGACAGCACCACCACGATGCGGGCCGCAATGCGGAACGGCACCGATCCGACCACCAAGATCAACTGGCTGGGCTTCCGCTGCGCGCACGACACGCAGGAACCGCAAGGGCAACAGATTTCCATGGTTCTGCCCGGTTCAACCTCCTAA
- a CDS encoding Crp/Fnr family transcriptional regulator — translation MARHTCITTGCETCELRSESVICNLPAVGLASLEQITHRFHYGPRETIFYEGHACLGLYLLSAGKVKLTRSSVRGQRHIVRILTAGQLLETHAFQEDATHLATCETLETSQICLIERDGYLALVRHDPQLAVNLIQLLSGELGRQRDEVDSFTFKSARERLAALLLELSHRFGHETGTTVELRLPLKREEMAELLGVTVETAIRLLSAFRIEGLVRLNGRIITLLNRDRLARIARHPDIA, via the coding sequence ATGGCCCGTCACACATGCATCACCACCGGATGCGAGACTTGCGAGTTACGGTCCGAGTCCGTCATCTGCAATCTGCCGGCGGTCGGCCTCGCTTCGCTGGAGCAGATCACGCACCGGTTTCACTACGGGCCGAGGGAGACCATCTTCTACGAAGGCCATGCTTGCCTCGGCCTCTACCTGCTGTCGGCCGGCAAGGTCAAGCTGACCCGCTCCTCGGTGCGCGGCCAACGGCACATCGTGCGCATTCTGACGGCAGGCCAACTGCTCGAAACACACGCGTTCCAGGAGGACGCGACTCATCTGGCGACCTGCGAGACGCTGGAAACGTCGCAAATCTGCCTCATCGAACGCGACGGCTACTTGGCGCTTGTCCGGCATGACCCTCAGCTCGCGGTCAACCTGATCCAGCTCCTCAGCGGCGAGCTGGGGCGGCAGCGGGACGAAGTGGACTCGTTTACGTTCAAGAGCGCCAGGGAGCGGTTGGCGGCCTTGCTCCTCGAGTTGAGTCATCGGTTCGGGCATGAGACCGGCACGACCGTGGAGCTTCGACTGCCCCTCAAACGAGAAGAAATGGCCGAGCTGCTCGGCGTGACCGTGGAAACCGCCATCCGCCTGTTGAGCGCGTTTCGCATCGAGGGGCTCGTGCGCCTGAACGGCCGGATCATCACGCTCCTGAACCGGGACCGACTGGCGAGAATCGCGCGGCACCCCGACATTGCGTAG
- a CDS encoding stage 0 sporulation family protein gives MVYAGSLCPSWVNRMTALEELQKDYPATIRIAGIKVRGRGDVKKMGVGDALLRVGDHVILAVDREPTYGIVHTEPAPMPFIPPMRVMQSIVRPATEADRAQISRHERMAQEGMSFCRERAKALGLELKMVEVYASFIRRELTFVYTSEDRIDFRQLVRELARRFGGRIEMRHIGSREEAKLIGGVDSCGLTLCCSAFMTDFRPVSVKKARHHGQDLSMNENRLIGICGRLKCCLMFEEMETRAAASGQPSRPPLITPTRLPSVQPSAKH, from the coding sequence ATGGTGTATGCTGGCAGCCTTTGCCCATCCTGGGTGAATCGGATGACCGCTTTGGAAGAGCTACAGAAAGACTACCCAGCCACGATCCGCATCGCCGGCATCAAGGTGCGGGGGCGCGGCGACGTCAAGAAGATGGGCGTCGGCGACGCCTTGCTGCGCGTGGGCGACCACGTGATCCTGGCGGTGGACCGGGAGCCGACGTACGGCATCGTGCACACGGAGCCTGCGCCCATGCCGTTCATCCCGCCCATGCGGGTCATGCAATCCATCGTGCGCCCGGCCACGGAGGCCGATCGGGCTCAAATCTCGCGACACGAACGGATGGCCCAGGAAGGGATGAGCTTCTGCCGGGAGCGGGCCAAAGCGCTCGGGCTGGAATTAAAAATGGTGGAGGTCTACGCCTCGTTCATCAGGCGGGAGCTCACCTTCGTCTATACGTCCGAGGACCGCATCGATTTTCGCCAGCTGGTGCGCGAACTGGCCCGCCGGTTCGGCGGCCGGATCGAGATGCGGCACATCGGTTCGCGGGAGGAAGCCAAACTGATCGGCGGCGTGGACTCCTGCGGCCTGACCCTCTGTTGCTCCGCCTTCATGACGGACTTCCGACCCGTCAGCGTCAAGAAGGCCAGACACCATGGCCAGGATCTGAGCATGAATGAGAATCGACTCATCGGTATTTGCGGCCGTCTCAAGTGCTGCCTGATGTTCGAGGAAATGGAGACGCGGGCCGCGGCCTCCGGGCAGCCGTCTCGGCCGCCGCTGATCACCCCGACCAGACTGCCGAGCGTTCAGCCCTCAGCCAAGCACTGA
- a CDS encoding ATP-dependent metallopeptidase FtsH/Yme1/Tma family protein, with the protein MNKKLSFSIWYIFLAIWAVILVHDFIHTLQKIEELPYSQFKTLVATGKVAEVSVSGQILTGKLKPEGESKEPRLFRTIRVEDPDLVKELTQHGVTFTGVIETTFWRDVLSWVVPVVLFVGVWFFIFQRLGQAQGGFMRVGQSKAKIYMEKDIKVTFADVAGVDEAKEELQEVIEFLKTPEKFTKLGGKIPKGILLVGPPGTGKTLLARAVAGEAAVPFFSISGSEFVEMFVGVGAARVRDLFEQAKLKAPCIIFIDELDALGKARGMGPLAHEEREQTLNQLLVEMDGFDPRIGVILMAATNRPEILDPALLRAGRFDRHVLVDRPDKVGRLAILRVHAKQVALASDADLETVAGMTPGFSGADLANIVNEAALLAVRRGKDQVGLSELQEAVERVIAGLEKKNRVLNKMEKERVAYHETGHALVALSLPGGDQVQKISIIPRGIAALGYTLQLPTEDRFLMTQSELENKIAVLLGGRIAEELVFGEASTGAQNDLVKATDIAKSMVKAYGMSEKLGTITLERERQPQFVQIQAPQEKGDYSEETAREIDCEVRRIIDEQYERVKQLVGEKKAALQEGATLLLEREVITGSDLKTIMDKA; encoded by the coding sequence ATGAATAAGAAGCTCTCTTTTTCGATCTGGTACATCTTCCTCGCGATCTGGGCGGTGATCCTCGTGCACGATTTCATCCATACCCTGCAGAAGATCGAAGAATTGCCCTACAGTCAGTTCAAGACCCTGGTCGCGACCGGCAAAGTGGCGGAGGTCTCCGTGAGCGGCCAGATCCTGACCGGCAAACTCAAACCGGAGGGGGAATCGAAAGAGCCGCGGTTGTTCAGGACGATCCGCGTCGAAGATCCGGACCTGGTCAAGGAACTCACCCAGCATGGCGTCACCTTCACCGGCGTCATCGAAACCACGTTCTGGCGCGATGTGCTCTCATGGGTCGTGCCGGTCGTCCTCTTTGTCGGCGTCTGGTTCTTCATCTTTCAGCGACTGGGCCAAGCTCAAGGCGGCTTCATGCGGGTGGGCCAGTCCAAAGCGAAGATCTACATGGAGAAAGACATCAAAGTGACCTTCGCCGACGTCGCCGGGGTGGATGAAGCCAAGGAAGAATTGCAGGAGGTGATCGAGTTCCTGAAGACCCCGGAGAAGTTCACCAAGCTGGGAGGGAAGATTCCGAAGGGTATTCTCTTGGTCGGCCCGCCGGGAACCGGGAAAACGCTGCTGGCGCGCGCCGTCGCCGGCGAAGCCGCCGTGCCGTTTTTCAGCATCAGCGGGTCCGAGTTTGTCGAGATGTTCGTCGGGGTCGGCGCGGCCCGCGTGCGCGATCTGTTCGAACAGGCCAAGCTCAAGGCGCCCTGCATCATCTTCATCGATGAACTCGACGCACTGGGCAAGGCCCGCGGGATGGGGCCCCTGGCTCATGAGGAGCGCGAGCAGACGCTCAATCAATTGCTGGTCGAGATGGACGGCTTCGATCCGCGCATCGGGGTGATCCTGATGGCCGCGACCAACAGGCCGGAGATCCTCGATCCGGCGCTGCTGCGCGCGGGCCGTTTCGACCGACACGTGTTGGTCGATCGACCGGACAAAGTCGGCCGCCTGGCGATCCTGCGCGTGCATGCCAAGCAGGTGGCGCTGGCCAGCGATGCCGACCTCGAGACGGTCGCCGGCATGACCCCTGGGTTCTCCGGCGCAGACCTCGCCAACATCGTCAACGAAGCGGCGCTGCTCGCGGTCCGCCGCGGGAAGGATCAGGTGGGGCTCTCGGAACTGCAGGAAGCGGTCGAACGGGTGATCGCCGGACTGGAAAAGAAAAATCGCGTCCTGAACAAGATGGAGAAGGAGCGCGTGGCCTACCACGAAACCGGCCACGCGTTGGTGGCGCTCTCGCTGCCGGGAGGCGATCAGGTGCAGAAAATTTCCATCATCCCGCGCGGCATTGCCGCGCTCGGGTACACGCTTCAACTCCCGACGGAAGACCGGTTTCTCATGACCCAGTCCGAGTTGGAGAACAAGATCGCCGTGTTGTTGGGCGGACGAATCGCGGAGGAATTGGTTTTCGGCGAGGCCTCGACGGGCGCGCAAAACGATCTCGTCAAGGCGACTGATATCGCCAAGAGCATGGTCAAGGCCTATGGGATGAGCGAGAAGCTGGGGACCATCACGTTGGAGCGAGAACGGCAGCCGCAGTTCGTTCAGATTCAGGCCCCCCAAGAGAAAGGCGATTACTCGGAAGAGACCGCCCGGGAGATCGATTGCGAAGTGCGGCGGATCATCGACGAACAGTACGAACGGGTGAAGCAGCTCGTGGGCGAGAAGAAAGCCGCCCTTCAAGAAGGCGCGACGCTCTTGCTGGAACGGGAGGTCATCACCGGGAGCGATCTGAAGACCATTATGGACAAGGCGTAA
- a CDS encoding MlaE family lipid ABC transporter permease subunit: MEHTDATLTNGTPASLDRLDDQTLSCGGAWTLSCLDGIERRLASLRRPEAAAVVCDATRITAMDVSGAWLLRHTVNSLATEGRTVELRGLRPEFAQLLQIVSTTATSLAPAEGGGAASWLERLGLRAWREAADSVKALAFFGESSAALGQWLAGPRLIRWRALIRSLELDGFNALPIVGLLSFLMGVVIAYQGAEQLRTFGGNIFIVDLVGIALLREIAPLVTAILVAGRSGSAYAAQLGTMKVTEELDAIRTLGLSPMELLVLPKVLALVLALPLLTVYADAVGVFGGMLIASSQLHVNFTEFLTRFEDAVALRHFLIGVGKAPVFAVIIALVGCYQGFQIRGGVDDVGRRTTVSVVQAIFMVIVVDAFFSVALSWLNL; this comes from the coding sequence ATGGAACACACGGACGCAACTCTGACAAATGGGACGCCGGCCTCCCTCGACCGGCTTGACGACCAGACCCTGTCGTGCGGAGGGGCCTGGACCTTGTCCTGCCTGGATGGAATCGAGCGCCGACTGGCCTCCCTCCGCCGGCCGGAGGCGGCGGCGGTCGTGTGTGACGCGACCCGGATCACCGCCATGGATGTCAGCGGCGCCTGGCTGCTCCGGCACACGGTGAACAGCCTGGCGACGGAGGGCCGCACGGTGGAACTGCGCGGTCTGCGCCCGGAGTTCGCCCAATTGCTCCAGATCGTGTCTACGACCGCCACGAGCCTCGCTCCGGCCGAAGGCGGAGGCGCGGCCTCATGGCTGGAACGGCTCGGACTTCGGGCCTGGCGCGAGGCGGCCGACAGCGTCAAGGCCCTGGCCTTTTTCGGCGAAAGCAGCGCGGCACTGGGACAATGGCTTGCGGGCCCGCGGCTCATCCGGTGGCGGGCTCTGATCCGGAGCTTGGAGCTGGACGGGTTCAACGCCCTCCCCATCGTGGGCCTCCTGTCCTTCCTCATGGGCGTGGTGATCGCCTATCAGGGAGCGGAACAGTTGCGGACCTTCGGCGGCAACATCTTCATCGTGGACCTCGTCGGCATCGCCCTGCTGCGGGAGATCGCCCCCCTGGTCACCGCCATCCTCGTGGCCGGCCGCTCCGGCTCCGCCTATGCCGCCCAGCTCGGCACGATGAAGGTGACCGAGGAATTGGACGCGATCCGCACCCTGGGCCTCTCGCCGATGGAGTTGCTGGTGCTGCCCAAGGTCCTGGCGCTCGTCCTGGCCCTGCCGTTGTTGACCGTCTACGCGGATGCGGTCGGGGTCTTCGGCGGCATGCTGATCGCCTCGAGCCAGTTGCACGTGAACTTCACCGAGTTCCTCACACGCTTCGAGGATGCCGTCGCGCTGCGGCATTTCCTGATCGGAGTGGGTAAGGCCCCGGTCTTCGCCGTCATCATCGCCCTGGTCGGATGTTACCAAGGCTTTCAGATCCGGGGCGGTGTGGACGATGTCGGACGCCGCACCACGGTCAGCGTGGTGCAGGCCATCTTCATGGTCATCGTCGTGGACGCCTTCTTCTCCGTCGCCTTGAGTTGGCTGAATCTATGA
- a CDS encoding ATP-binding cassette domain-containing protein — translation MNGTDAVIEVDHLSTRFGQAVVHEDVSVTVNRGEVFGIAGGNGCGKSTLLREILLLQQPTSGRIKVFGHEVGLMSSSEVRALRRRCGVLFQYGALFSSLTVLENVEAPLKEHTRLGDDLVRELALLKIALTGFPLASIGKLPNELSGGMRRRAALARAIALDPELLFLDEPTAGLDPVSASGFDELVEHLQRLLDLTIVIVTHDLDSLWRVVDRVAIMGDGRILGTGTMEELSRSDDSVIRLYFHGPRGRAAKKQAEEQLWNQK, via the coding sequence ATGAACGGGACCGACGCCGTCATCGAAGTGGACCACTTGTCGACCCGCTTCGGCCAAGCCGTCGTGCACGAGGACGTGAGCGTGACGGTCAACCGGGGGGAGGTCTTCGGCATCGCCGGGGGCAACGGCTGCGGGAAGTCCACGCTCTTGCGCGAGATCCTGCTGCTTCAGCAGCCGACATCGGGCCGCATCAAAGTCTTCGGGCATGAGGTCGGCCTGATGTCCTCGTCCGAGGTGCGGGCGCTGCGGCGGCGTTGCGGGGTGCTGTTCCAATACGGCGCGCTGTTCAGTTCGCTGACCGTCCTCGAGAACGTCGAAGCGCCGCTCAAGGAGCACACAAGGCTCGGCGACGACCTGGTCCGCGAACTCGCGTTGCTGAAGATCGCCCTCACCGGCTTTCCTCTGGCCAGCATCGGGAAACTCCCCAACGAACTTAGCGGCGGGATGCGCCGGCGCGCCGCCCTGGCGCGGGCCATCGCCCTGGACCCGGAGTTGCTGTTTCTGGACGAGCCCACCGCCGGGCTCGACCCGGTGAGCGCCAGCGGGTTCGACGAACTGGTGGAGCATCTCCAGCGGCTGCTTGACCTGACCATCGTGATCGTCACGCACGACCTCGATTCGCTCTGGCGGGTGGTGGACCGAGTGGCCATCATGGGGGACGGCCGGATCTTGGGAACCGGCACGATGGAGGAGCTGTCCCGCTCGGATGATTCGGTGATCCGCCTCTACTTCCACGGCCCCAGAGGCAGAGCCGCCAAGAAACAGGCGGAGGAGCAGTTATGGAACCAAAAGTGA
- a CDS encoding MCE family protein: MEPKVNYTLVGAFVLILTAALAGAVLWLGEGDYRKVYDRYYAYLGESVSGLSVNSPVKYRGVEVGRVKEIILSPDNPEEVRLTFDIARGTPVKEDTLAVLDTQGLTGLAIVNLTGGSKASPPLEAKPGYEYPVIKSGPSLLYRLDTAITRLLVDQSLTKFLANSTGLVQDARLFLGDDNRAAFAQALTDLSKVSHTLAQRTEQLDQGVASATETFRNLAKFSRTLDQDLPPIIARVGRSAGALETMSKELARTGTSVNALVADTKPTLEQFTGQTLGETALLVAELRQLTATLQRVASDLEREPNVLVFGRAPQPRGPGE; this comes from the coding sequence ATGGAACCAAAAGTGAACTATACGCTCGTCGGAGCCTTCGTGCTCATCCTGACCGCGGCACTCGCCGGCGCCGTCCTCTGGCTGGGCGAGGGAGATTACCGGAAGGTCTACGACCGCTACTACGCCTATCTGGGTGAATCAGTGTCAGGATTGAGCGTCAACTCGCCGGTGAAATACCGCGGGGTGGAGGTGGGACGGGTAAAGGAGATCATCCTCAGCCCGGACAATCCCGAAGAGGTGCGGCTGACCTTTGACATCGCCCGAGGCACCCCCGTGAAGGAAGACACGTTGGCGGTGCTGGACACCCAGGGGCTGACCGGCCTCGCCATCGTGAACCTGACCGGAGGCAGTAAAGCCTCCCCGCCGTTGGAAGCGAAACCGGGGTACGAGTATCCGGTGATCAAGTCCGGCCCCTCGCTCCTCTATCGGCTGGACACGGCGATCACCCGGTTACTCGTCGACCAAAGCCTGACCAAGTTTCTCGCCAATTCCACCGGCTTGGTCCAGGATGCCCGGCTCTTCCTGGGCGATGATAACCGCGCTGCCTTCGCGCAGGCCCTGACCGATTTGTCCAAGGTTTCGCACACCCTTGCCCAGCGCACCGAACAATTGGACCAGGGCGTTGCCAGCGCAACGGAGACGTTCCGGAACTTGGCCAAGTTCAGCCGGACCCTCGATCAGGACCTGCCTCCGATCATCGCCAGGGTCGGCCGCAGTGCCGGAGCGCTGGAAACCATGTCGAAGGAGCTGGCCCGCACCGGCACGTCGGTCAATGCCCTGGTGGCGGACACGAAGCCGACACTGGAGCAGTTCACTGGGCAAACCTTGGGCGAGACCGCCCTCCTCGTCGCCGAACTTCGCCAGCTTACTGCGACGCTCCAGCGCGTGGCTTCGGACTTAGAACGGGAACCGAACGTATTGGTCTTCGGTCGCGCCCCCCAGCCGCGAGGGCCGGGCGAATGA